The following proteins are co-located in the Synechococcus sp. PROS-U-1 genome:
- a CDS encoding glucose-6-phosphate dehydrogenase assembly protein OpcA, with protein sequence MSPQLTLQTPLELAPAEVPHYLEQLWSPEQQGSTGTGANTFCLLIWQPAWAEQQLTRSGRLPGPITGQQSAPLIAAGRQAVLDADLPLSTPPLDGTVVQAVGDFEGQASAEDLRGQYIDPALSALMPRRLITLAPTIDAAQSLETLVAAYCPLPEEGGGTTACGDVVVLRGGHDALSEGLSILEPLLPTSMPAWVWWNGCMDEAPQLMQRLTSAPRRLIIDTAMGDPHQCLALLRSRVESGQAVNDLNWLRLRSWRETLAMVFDPPQRRDALSHITRLDIDVEGHHPAQGVLLAAWIADRLGWTLISSTAVDNGTTALFKRSDGTDVIFQLMAVPTGQPNVHAGQMVGLRLIAEPENRQGMCVILCAESGGCMRLEGGGMANLELHEEVVPVQHDSPEMDVARLLGGGHDSTNPLLAAAAPLAARLLG encoded by the coding sequence ATGTCACCTCAGCTCACCCTGCAAACCCCGCTGGAACTGGCACCAGCGGAGGTGCCCCACTACCTCGAACAGCTCTGGTCTCCGGAGCAGCAGGGCAGCACAGGCACCGGTGCAAACACCTTCTGCCTGCTGATCTGGCAACCCGCCTGGGCCGAGCAGCAATTGACCCGCAGTGGTCGCCTGCCTGGGCCCATCACCGGACAGCAGTCCGCTCCATTAATCGCTGCAGGCCGCCAGGCAGTGCTGGATGCTGACCTCCCCCTCAGTACGCCTCCTCTCGATGGCACTGTCGTCCAGGCGGTGGGCGATTTTGAGGGACAGGCCAGCGCAGAAGACTTGCGTGGGCAGTACATCGATCCGGCCCTGAGTGCGCTGATGCCTCGGCGCCTGATCACCCTGGCGCCGACGATCGATGCTGCACAGTCGTTGGAAACGCTCGTGGCCGCCTACTGCCCCCTGCCTGAGGAAGGGGGTGGCACCACAGCCTGTGGGGACGTTGTGGTTCTGCGGGGCGGCCATGACGCCCTGAGCGAGGGGCTGTCGATTCTCGAACCGCTTCTGCCGACATCGATGCCGGCCTGGGTCTGGTGGAACGGATGCATGGACGAAGCACCGCAACTGATGCAACGGCTGACCAGTGCGCCCCGACGTCTGATCATCGATACAGCCATGGGTGATCCGCATCAGTGCCTTGCACTGCTGCGCAGCCGCGTGGAGAGCGGCCAGGCGGTGAATGATCTCAACTGGCTGCGACTGCGCAGCTGGCGCGAGACCCTCGCGATGGTGTTCGATCCGCCACAACGGCGTGATGCCTTGAGCCACATCACACGCCTGGACATCGATGTTGAGGGGCATCACCCCGCTCAAGGGGTCCTGCTTGCGGCCTGGATCGCCGATCGCCTTGGCTGGACGTTGATCTCGTCCACCGCAGTCGACAACGGCACGACGGCTCTGTTCAAGCGCTCCGATGGCACAGACGTGATCTTCCAACTGATGGCTGTGCCGACGGGGCAGCCCAACGTGCATGCGGGCCAGATGGTGGGGCTTCGACTGATTGCCGAACCGGAGAACAGGCAAGGCATGTGTGTGATTCTCTGCGCCGAATCCGGAGGCTGCATGCGTTTGGAAGGCGGCGGCATGGCGAACCTCGAGCTCCATGAGGAAGTCGTTCCCGTGCAGCACGACAGCCCCGAAATGGATGTTGCCCGACTGCTCGGCGGCGGTCACGACAGCACCAACCCCCTCCTGGCCGCAGCTGCTCCGCTAGCTGCCAGGCTGCTCGGCTGA
- a CDS encoding GAP family protein has product MAEPRIWTELLTYGLGVALSPIHIVLMLLLLLGASPLRRGGLFLGGWLLTSALAVIGLLTLGHGLLLDMTQGSDHRTGLDLIGGGALIALGGRELIRGVLENGTAPAWSDAVDRFAAMPLPLLLLISSITEVISPDDLLLFAKSAAVILSAQLPLREEIICSAGFSASASAFLLMPFLAVFVGRQRVLPLLQSGKAALLQRGELVVGSLSFGLGAYLGWQGISGLMIS; this is encoded by the coding sequence ATGGCGGAGCCCAGGATCTGGACGGAGCTACTGACCTACGGGCTTGGCGTGGCACTCTCCCCCATTCATATCGTTCTGATGCTGCTGCTGCTGCTCGGTGCGTCGCCACTGCGGCGAGGTGGCTTGTTTCTGGGTGGGTGGCTGCTGACCAGCGCCCTGGCAGTCATCGGTCTGCTCACGCTGGGGCATGGACTGCTCCTGGACATGACCCAGGGATCCGACCACCGCACTGGCCTGGATCTCATTGGCGGAGGAGCCTTGATCGCCCTGGGTGGGCGAGAACTGATTCGGGGCGTGCTGGAAAACGGAACAGCCCCAGCCTGGAGCGACGCCGTGGATCGTTTCGCAGCAATGCCGCTGCCCTTGCTGTTGCTGATTAGCAGCATCACAGAAGTCATCAGTCCTGACGACCTGCTGCTCTTCGCCAAGAGCGCAGCCGTGATTCTCTCCGCGCAATTGCCGTTGCGTGAGGAAATCATCTGCAGCGCAGGGTTCAGCGCCTCCGCCAGTGCCTTCCTTTTGATGCCGTTCTTGGCTGTATTTGTCGGACGTCAGCGGGTCCTGCCGCTGCTGCAAAGCGGCAAAGCCGCCCTTCTCCAACGAGGGGAACTGGTGGTGGGAAGCCTGAGTTTCGGGCTAGGGGCCTATCTGGGCTGGCAAGGCATCAGTGGGCTGATGATCAGCTGA
- the zwf gene encoding glucose-6-phosphate dehydrogenase, with translation MVATMTNPLRVGLRQERVIAPQCLVIFGASGDLTHRKLVPALFELFKQRRLPSEFALLGCARRPWSDEEFRGKMAEALSSTIQDDPQAWEQFVSKLFYEPVDLQKPEDVVRLGGRLEQIDQQCATRGNRTFYLSVSPKFYGSGCRSLADAGLLKDPKRSRVVIEKPFGRDYGSAQALNRVVQACGQENQIFRIDHYLGKETVQNIMVLRFANTIFEPIWNRNYISSVQITAAETVGVEERAGYYESAGALRDMVQNHLTQMLAITAMEPPGRFDPEAIRNEKAKVLQAARLADELEPWNCCIRGQYGPGGSADSPLAGYRHEPGVDPNSTTETYVAMKLFIDNWRWQGVPFYVRTGKRLAKRMSEVVLTFREAPVHLFDAATGGPTANQLILRIQPDEGAEFRFEVKSPGSGMRSRPIDMEFSYDESFGEPSDEGYVRLLADAMLSDPTLFTRSDEVEAAWRLYTPLLELIEDSPWQLPVHPYESRTWGPAAADALLAKDGLLWRRP, from the coding sequence ATGGTCGCCACGATGACAAACCCACTACGGGTTGGACTGCGACAGGAGCGCGTGATCGCGCCGCAGTGTCTGGTGATTTTCGGAGCCAGCGGTGATCTGACGCATCGCAAGCTGGTTCCAGCTCTTTTCGAGCTGTTCAAGCAACGGCGACTGCCCAGTGAGTTCGCCCTTCTGGGCTGTGCAAGGCGGCCGTGGAGTGATGAGGAGTTCCGCGGAAAGATGGCGGAAGCACTCTCCAGCACGATCCAGGACGATCCCCAGGCCTGGGAGCAGTTCGTCAGCAAACTCTTCTACGAGCCGGTCGATCTTCAGAAACCTGAGGATGTTGTTCGGCTGGGCGGACGGCTCGAGCAGATCGATCAACAGTGCGCCACCCGCGGCAACCGAACCTTTTATCTCTCCGTCTCCCCCAAGTTTTATGGCAGTGGCTGCCGCTCCCTCGCCGATGCCGGCCTGCTGAAGGACCCCAAACGCAGCCGGGTGGTAATCGAGAAACCGTTCGGTCGCGACTACGGCAGTGCCCAGGCCCTCAATCGTGTGGTTCAGGCCTGCGGTCAGGAGAACCAGATCTTTCGCATCGACCACTACCTGGGCAAGGAAACCGTCCAGAACATCATGGTTCTGCGCTTTGCGAACACGATCTTCGAGCCGATCTGGAACCGCAATTACATCTCCAGTGTTCAGATCACCGCCGCTGAAACCGTTGGGGTAGAAGAGCGCGCCGGGTACTACGAATCGGCCGGTGCTCTGCGGGACATGGTGCAGAACCACCTGACCCAGATGCTGGCGATCACCGCCATGGAACCTCCAGGGCGCTTTGATCCGGAAGCCATCCGCAACGAAAAAGCCAAGGTGCTCCAGGCGGCCCGCCTGGCTGATGAGCTCGAACCCTGGAACTGCTGCATCCGTGGCCAGTACGGCCCCGGTGGTTCAGCGGACTCCCCCCTAGCTGGGTACCGCCATGAACCTGGTGTGGATCCCAACAGCACCACCGAGACCTACGTCGCGATGAAACTGTTCATCGACAACTGGCGCTGGCAGGGCGTTCCGTTCTATGTCCGCACTGGAAAACGGCTGGCCAAGCGCATGAGTGAGGTGGTCCTCACCTTCCGCGAGGCGCCGGTGCATCTGTTTGATGCGGCCACAGGAGGACCCACCGCCAATCAGCTGATCCTGCGCATCCAGCCTGATGAAGGTGCTGAATTCCGCTTCGAAGTGAAATCACCCGGGTCTGGGATGCGGAGCCGCCCCATCGACATGGAGTTCTCCTATGACGAATCCTTCGGTGAACCCTCTGATGAGGGCTATGTGCGGCTGCTCGCTGACGCCATGCTCAGCGACCCCACCCTGTTCACCCGCAGCGATGAAGTGGAAGCCGCCTGGCGTCTCTATACCCCTCTGCTGGAGCTAATTGAAGACAGTCCCTGGCAGCTGCCGGTCCATCCCTACGAATCACGGACCTGGGGGCCTGCCGCAGCGGATGCCCTGTTAGCGAAAGACGGACTGCTCTGGCGACGCCCCTGA
- a CDS encoding cobyrinate a,c-diamide synthase: protein MAAVIAAPASGSGKTLLSLALLSWAQQNGRRIQPFKVGPDYLDAQLLSQASGQACRNLDLNLCGEAWVRRAFHGYGGASDLTLVEGVMGLFDGIGSGETGSTADVARLLGLPVVLVLDAGGQAASLGALVRGFRDHDPHLAIAGVVLNKVSSPRHRELLSEVLDRMEMPLLGCLPRTEVLALPARHLGLAPAHEMEAPDQRRQAWAALANQHLNMERLEPLLQAPRPEPAPLADIPTVEGHPLPVALASDAAFHFRYQETSELLEHMGMPVLRWSPLADETIPAEAKGVILPGGFPEQHAAQLSGCEQSLRSLRQFVQHRPVYAECGGMLMLGERLQDLDGNSHSMTGILPFTAQRGRLHVGYRHLQARRDSPVVHSGEQLIGHEFHRWELHTSRQPSDRSVLWDIEGWKVHRHSEGWVDQTVHASWVHLHWASSTTICSRWRAALEAGEKRSPTGLSTASSPNGSSVSSNAGAG from the coding sequence ATGGCCGCCGTCATTGCTGCACCAGCCAGTGGCAGCGGGAAGACCCTGTTGAGCCTGGCGCTACTGAGCTGGGCGCAGCAAAACGGGCGACGGATCCAACCCTTCAAGGTCGGACCGGACTATCTCGATGCCCAACTGCTCAGCCAAGCCTCCGGCCAGGCCTGTCGCAATCTCGATCTCAATCTTTGCGGAGAAGCCTGGGTTCGGCGGGCATTTCACGGTTACGGCGGAGCCTCAGACCTCACCCTCGTGGAGGGGGTGATGGGGTTGTTCGACGGCATCGGCAGCGGTGAAACGGGAAGCACCGCCGATGTGGCCCGCCTGCTGGGATTACCGGTGGTTCTGGTGCTGGATGCTGGCGGTCAGGCCGCCTCCCTTGGCGCCCTCGTTCGCGGATTCCGTGATCACGACCCCCATCTGGCCATCGCCGGAGTGGTGCTCAACAAGGTCAGCAGCCCCAGGCACAGGGAGCTCCTCAGCGAGGTGCTGGACCGCATGGAGATGCCTTTGCTGGGCTGCCTGCCGCGCACCGAGGTCCTTGCTCTGCCGGCCCGTCATCTCGGCTTGGCTCCCGCCCATGAAATGGAGGCTCCCGACCAGCGACGCCAAGCTTGGGCCGCTCTGGCCAACCAGCATCTGAACATGGAACGCCTGGAGCCCCTGCTTCAGGCACCCCGCCCAGAGCCGGCCCCTCTGGCCGACATCCCAACGGTGGAGGGGCACCCCCTACCGGTGGCACTCGCGAGTGATGCCGCCTTTCACTTCCGCTACCAAGAGACCAGTGAACTGCTCGAGCACATGGGCATGCCCGTGCTCCGCTGGAGCCCCCTGGCCGATGAGACCATCCCCGCCGAAGCGAAGGGAGTGATCCTCCCTGGTGGCTTTCCAGAGCAGCACGCAGCCCAGCTCAGCGGATGTGAACAAAGCCTGAGGTCACTCCGACAGTTCGTGCAGCATCGGCCGGTCTACGCCGAATGCGGCGGGATGCTCATGCTCGGAGAGAGGCTTCAGGACCTCGATGGCAACAGCCACAGCATGACGGGCATTCTTCCGTTCACAGCCCAGCGCGGCCGTCTGCACGTTGGCTACCGCCATCTGCAGGCTCGGCGGGACAGCCCTGTGGTGCATAGCGGTGAACAGCTCATTGGTCACGAATTTCACCGTTGGGAACTGCACACCAGTCGACAGCCCTCCGACCGATCAGTGCTGTGGGACATTGAGGGGTGGAAAGTCCATCGACATTCGGAAGGATGGGTCGATCAGACGGTTCACGCGAGCTGGGTACACCTGCACTGGGCCAGCTCTACGACGATCTGCTCCCGATGGCGCGCCGCGCTCGAAGCCGGGGAGAAGCGATCGCCAACCGGTTTGTCAACCGCCAGCAGCCCCAACGGATCCAGCGTTTCGTCGAACGCTGGCGCTGGGTGA
- a CDS encoding acylphosphatase produces the protein MQRFVERWRWVIEGRVQQVGFRASCSRRALDLGISGWVRNQSDGSVEVQAEGPPLALSELRAWCEVGPPGARVLRVKPSQLPVTGDDWFEVRY, from the coding sequence ATCCAGCGTTTCGTCGAACGCTGGCGCTGGGTGATTGAGGGCCGCGTCCAACAGGTGGGGTTCCGCGCCAGCTGCAGTCGGCGCGCCCTGGATCTCGGCATCAGCGGATGGGTTCGCAACCAAAGCGATGGCAGTGTCGAGGTGCAAGCCGAAGGGCCGCCACTCGCCTTGTCTGAACTGCGGGCCTGGTGTGAGGTCGGACCGCCGGGAGCCCGGGTGCTACGGGTGAAACCAAGCCAGCTCCCCGTTACAGGCGATGACTGGTTCGAAGTGCGGTATTGA